A genomic region of Brevibacillus sp. JNUCC-41 contains the following coding sequences:
- a CDS encoding M20 family metallopeptidase, with product MISEKLNQKERIEQAIEERDAELGEIALKIHANPELSFQEQKAVEWLTAPLIQAGFQVEKGIVNLETAFRATWEGTQGGPTIALLAEYDALPEIGHACGHNLIGTAAVGAALALKDSCPDLPGRIVVLGTPAEEDGGGKIIMCQKGIFDDIDAVMLCHPHKKTMVLRGGLACVDTTFQFFGKESHASSAPEKGISALDALINSFVAINTLRQFFKEDVKIHGIISQGGGAPNVVPGYCEAKFILRASTVKELDVVRDKVFTAVRHSAEAVGARVEVSEGLIYAERNNNKEMAMLFQRNLELMGIEVSDPPKKGGIGSSDIGNVGQVTATIHPYIEIGDVSAHTAEFCQAAGSEKGLKALNHAAKALAMTAFDLCVDSDALQRVREEFENWKKKRNVEV from the coding sequence ATGATTAGTGAAAAGCTAAATCAAAAAGAACGAATAGAACAGGCTATTGAGGAACGTGATGCAGAGCTGGGCGAAATAGCTTTGAAGATACATGCTAACCCAGAGTTGAGTTTTCAGGAACAAAAGGCTGTTGAATGGTTAACAGCTCCTCTTATTCAAGCAGGCTTTCAGGTTGAAAAAGGTATTGTTAACCTTGAAACCGCTTTCCGTGCTACATGGGAGGGAACCCAGGGTGGCCCTACCATTGCTCTATTGGCGGAGTATGACGCTCTCCCTGAAATCGGACATGCTTGTGGACACAATCTTATCGGAACGGCAGCAGTTGGTGCTGCACTTGCTCTAAAAGATTCCTGTCCTGATCTGCCAGGACGGATTGTCGTACTTGGTACTCCAGCGGAAGAGGATGGTGGTGGGAAGATCATCATGTGTCAAAAGGGAATCTTTGATGACATAGATGCTGTTATGCTTTGCCATCCGCATAAGAAGACGATGGTACTTCGTGGAGGATTAGCCTGCGTTGATACAACCTTCCAATTTTTCGGAAAAGAGTCCCATGCTTCCTCGGCGCCAGAAAAAGGGATTAGTGCACTCGATGCGTTAATTAACTCCTTCGTAGCGATTAATACTCTACGGCAGTTTTTCAAAGAAGATGTAAAAATTCACGGAATTATCAGCCAAGGTGGGGGTGCTCCAAATGTTGTTCCAGGATACTGTGAAGCAAAATTTATATTACGCGCTTCAACAGTGAAAGAACTTGATGTAGTACGAGATAAGGTGTTTACGGCTGTGAGGCATTCGGCGGAGGCAGTAGGGGCACGAGTTGAAGTGAGCGAGGGTCTTATTTATGCAGAACGAAACAACAACAAAGAAATGGCAATGTTGTTTCAAAGAAATTTAGAGTTAATGGGAATCGAAGTCAGTGATCCTCCAAAGAAAGGCGGTATTGGATCTTCTGATATAGGTAACGTAGGACAGGTGACCGCAACAATACATCCTTATATTGAAATTGGAGATGTTTCCGCACATACGGCTGAGTTTTGTCAAGCTGCTGGTTCGGAGAAAGGGTTAAAGGCTCTAAATCATGCAGCGAAAGCTTTGGCCATGACAGCGTTTGATTTATGTGTTGATTCCGATGCATTGCAAAGAGTTCGTGAAGAGTTCGAAAACTGGAAGAAAAAACGAAACGTGGAGGTATGA
- a CDS encoding sporulation histidine kinase inhibitor Sda, producing the protein MIHMLSNQFLIDTYVKVKGFNLDSGFISLLEEEMQRRNLTLIGMSQINVNMSFE; encoded by the coding sequence ATGATTCATATGTTAAGTAATCAATTTTTGATAGATACTTATGTTAAAGTAAAGGGGTTCAACCTTGATTCTGGCTTTATTTCTTTATTAGAGGAAGAAATGCAAAGAAGAAATTTAACATTAATTGGCATGAGCCAAATTAATGTCAACATGTCATTTGAATGA
- a CDS encoding DctP family TRAP transporter solute-binding subunit — MKRYASILIVLIFILGGCSNAVTSKEKGAEYVLRLGHLQTEVHPYHKGALKFKEEVEKRSEGRIKVDIFPSSQLGNGRDQIEGAQIGSIHFHIGSVAPVTNFAPKFNLLNLPYLFESREHAFRVLDGEIGKEIAADLENRGLINLGYMENGWRHMTNNKKPIKTSNDASNLKLRVQESPPYLSFIKALDSNPVPVPFGELYTALEQKVVDGQENPLAQIYLNKLNEVQKYLTLTSHNYDAAVFIMSKTTFDTLPLDLQEIVKESSQEAIQYERKVAIKDEKKILGELRKSGIQIEENPDLKSFREAVKPVYKEFESSLGKDLYSKVERLK, encoded by the coding sequence ATGAAGAGATATGCTTCCATTCTTATTGTTTTAATTTTCATTCTTGGTGGTTGCTCCAATGCTGTAACAAGTAAGGAGAAAGGTGCCGAATATGTGTTAAGGTTAGGACATTTACAGACTGAGGTTCACCCTTATCACAAAGGTGCCTTAAAGTTCAAAGAGGAAGTAGAAAAAAGATCTGAAGGGAGAATAAAAGTTGACATTTTTCCTAGTAGTCAATTAGGAAATGGAAGGGATCAGATCGAAGGAGCTCAAATAGGGTCCATTCATTTCCACATTGGTTCAGTGGCTCCTGTTACAAACTTTGCCCCTAAGTTTAATCTACTTAATTTACCTTATTTATTTGAAAGTCGTGAACATGCTTTCAGAGTTTTAGATGGGGAGATTGGAAAAGAAATTGCAGCCGATTTGGAAAATAGAGGTTTAATCAATTTAGGTTATATGGAAAACGGTTGGAGACATATGACAAACAATAAAAAGCCAATAAAAACAAGTAACGATGCCTCCAATTTAAAACTAAGAGTACAGGAATCCCCACCATATCTTTCTTTTATTAAGGCTCTCGACTCTAATCCAGTACCTGTACCATTTGGGGAACTTTATACTGCATTAGAACAAAAGGTTGTGGACGGGCAGGAGAATCCACTCGCACAAATTTATTTGAATAAATTGAATGAAGTTCAAAAATATCTAACATTAACTTCTCATAATTATGATGCAGCTGTTTTTATCATGAGTAAAACCACGTTTGATACCTTACCCCTGGATTTACAAGAAATCGTAAAAGAATCTTCACAAGAGGCTATCCAATATGAGAGAAAAGTAGCGATAAAGGATGAAAAAAAGATATTGGGAGAGTTAAGAAAAAGCGGAATTCAAATTGAAGAAAACCCTGATTTAAAGTCTTTTAGGGAGGCAGTTAAGCCTGTTTATAAGGAATTTGAGTCTTCTTTAGGCAAAGACTTATATTCGAAAGTTGAAAGGCTTAAATAA
- a CDS encoding TRAP transporter large permease — MTVAIIVLFVLFFLMIIGVPIAISLILASVAGFMSSIYYIPLEVIPQRLITSVDSFPLLAIPFFMLTGEFMMSGSMGRRIAGFAFATVGWVRAGLAQVSTLTSMFFAGISGSGAADTAAVGKMMIPMMEEKGYDKGFAAATVASAGTIAVVIPPSIPMIVYGVTAGVSIGDLFTAGIIPGILIGMSIMMLNYWLTKKNGYSEEVGSFEFASFKKTFFEGILALVLPLIIIFGIRGGIFTPTEAAAIAAAYAFIINKFVYKDMDWKDIPIAFLNAGKMTAMVVFIIAGANLFGWLLTAEQIPQLLTQLVTSFSENKYILLIMFNIIFFIAGCFLNASAAITILTPLLLPIAVGVGIDPIFFGLIMVVNLSIGLITPPVGLDLFIVKGIANVSYDNLVQSIVPFIIVMVCDLLIITYFPALSMFLTTL, encoded by the coding sequence ATGACAGTAGCTATTATCGTCCTTTTTGTATTATTCTTCTTAATGATCATCGGCGTTCCCATTGCCATTTCCCTTATTTTGGCTTCAGTTGCCGGGTTTATGTCCAGCATCTATTATATTCCATTAGAAGTAATTCCTCAAAGACTGATAACTTCAGTAGATTCATTTCCACTACTAGCCATTCCTTTTTTCATGCTCACAGGTGAATTCATGATGTCAGGTAGCATGGGGCGTAGAATAGCAGGCTTTGCATTTGCCACCGTTGGTTGGGTAAGAGCTGGATTGGCGCAAGTTTCTACGCTAACCAGTATGTTTTTTGCCGGTATTTCAGGTTCAGGGGCAGCTGACACAGCGGCTGTTGGGAAAATGATGATTCCAATGATGGAGGAGAAAGGATATGATAAAGGTTTTGCAGCTGCTACCGTTGCGAGTGCAGGGACGATTGCGGTAGTTATTCCACCCTCCATACCAATGATTGTTTATGGAGTAACTGCGGGAGTCTCTATTGGGGATTTATTTACTGCAGGAATAATCCCTGGGATATTAATCGGAATGTCTATAATGATGTTAAACTATTGGCTCACAAAAAAGAATGGGTATTCTGAAGAGGTAGGTTCATTTGAATTTGCCTCCTTCAAAAAAACCTTTTTTGAAGGAATATTGGCTTTAGTTTTACCTCTAATTATTATTTTTGGGATACGTGGAGGGATTTTCACCCCGACTGAAGCTGCTGCTATAGCTGCAGCGTATGCTTTTATAATAAATAAATTTGTCTACAAAGATATGGACTGGAAAGACATTCCGATTGCATTTCTTAATGCAGGGAAAATGACAGCGATGGTTGTCTTCATCATAGCAGGTGCCAACTTATTTGGTTGGCTTTTAACAGCAGAGCAAATCCCACAACTTCTGACCCAGCTTGTTACAAGCTTTTCTGAAAACAAATATATTTTACTAATTATGTTTAATATTATTTTCTTTATCGCTGGATGCTTTTTGAACGCATCTGCCGCTATTACTATTCTAACGCCTTTACTTCTACCTATCGCAGTGGGGGTTGGAATCGATCCAATATTTTTTGGTTTGATTATGGTTGTCAATCTTTCAATAGGTCTTATAACTCCCCCAGTAGGGTTAGATCTTTTTATTGTAAAAGGGATAGCCAATGTATCATATGATAATTTAGTTCAATCAATTGTGCCTTTCATTATTGTAATGGTCTGTGATCTATTAATTATTACTTATTTTCCAGCACTCTCAATGTTCTTAACTACCTTATAA
- a CDS encoding tyrosine-type recombinase/integrase, with protein sequence MKKAEKVSVNQKISALRSLFKYLTTQTENEDGEPYFYRNVMLKIEVNKVKETLGSRAFRISTKIFHYDEDARFLEFVKHDYEKELPEKVRKLIYFKMDKERDFAILSLFLGSGIRVNELSNLRLRDLDFEEKQIHVLRKGGKKDVVAVSPPSMQDIKDYLAVRT encoded by the coding sequence TTGAAAAAAGCGGAAAAGGTATCTGTCAATCAGAAAATTTCAGCATTACGTTCCCTTTTCAAGTATTTAACGACCCAGACCGAAAATGAAGATGGTGAACCTTACTTCTATCGAAACGTCATGTTGAAAATTGAAGTGAATAAAGTGAAAGAAACATTGGGATCGCGTGCATTCAGAATATCGACAAAGATTTTCCACTATGATGAGGATGCTCGGTTTCTTGAATTCGTGAAGCATGACTATGAAAAGGAGCTACCTGAAAAGGTCAGGAAACTCATTTATTTTAAAATGGACAAGGAACGTGATTTTGCAATCTTATCCCTCTTCTTAGGAAGCGGTATCCGGGTGAACGAGTTATCCAACTTAAGGCTACGTGACTTGGATTTCGAAGAAAAACAAATACACGTTTTACGTAAGGGTGGAAAAAAGGATGTTGTGGCAGTCTCTCCTCCGTCCATGCAGGACATAAAAGATTACCTAGCCGTACGAACGTAA
- a CDS encoding ATP-binding cassette domain-containing protein, translating into MHTLSQGKNRKVMIARALMSSPQLLILDEPCNGMDIYSKEELLTSVEEMFAAPNGPTIL; encoded by the coding sequence ATCCACACACTCTCTCAAGGTAAAAATAGAAAAGTAATGATTGCAAGGGCCCTCATGTCTTCACCACAATTATTAATCTTAGATGAGCCTTGCAATGGAATGGATATTTATTCTAAAGAAGAGCTGTTAACATCTGTTGAAGAGATGTTTGCTGCACCGAACGGCCCAACCATTTTATAA
- a CDS encoding BH0509 family protein: protein MSQVERNSKLQKLIEQQKFNEKEISRMTDSQIEYYHWLYFDDSVYDYM, encoded by the coding sequence ATGAGCCAAGTAGAAAGAAATTCCAAATTGCAGAAATTAATTGAGCAACAAAAATTCAATGAGAAAGAAATTTCCAGGATGACAGATTCACAGATTGAATATTATCACTGGCTCTATTTTGATGACTCTGTTTATGATTATATGTAA
- a CDS encoding LysR family transcriptional regulator: MNEKDCMMLQYILEEQNITKAAERLYITQPALTYRLRQIEKEFGVPVIMKSGKGIKLTQEGEYLVSYSQKVLLDLRKTKDYVVNMKNEVEGHLRIGVSSYYGLYKLPPILKCFISTYPKVQINVDTGWSSEIYELLLHEDIHVGIVKGDYQWYDQKYLINEESICIISQEEITLDSLPKIPRINFKISKQAGSYRYSSLSQTIDYWWYERFNESPLITMQVDSYETCKEMVKNGLGYAIIPSSFLNPSDELYRIDMIRKNGQAIKRNTWMLYKETSLQFTIVERFVNYIKSLK, encoded by the coding sequence GTGAACGAAAAGGACTGCATGATGCTTCAATACATATTGGAAGAACAGAATATTACCAAAGCAGCAGAACGCCTTTATATAACACAGCCTGCGCTGACCTATCGGCTTCGACAAATAGAGAAAGAATTCGGAGTACCCGTTATAATGAAAAGCGGAAAAGGTATAAAGCTTACTCAAGAAGGTGAGTACTTGGTTTCTTACTCACAAAAAGTACTCTTAGATTTGAGAAAAACAAAAGATTATGTCGTTAACATGAAAAATGAAGTAGAAGGCCATCTAAGAATAGGAGTTTCCAGCTATTACGGACTATATAAACTTCCTCCCATTTTAAAATGTTTTATTAGTACCTACCCGAAAGTGCAGATTAACGTTGACACTGGGTGGAGTAGTGAGATTTATGAATTGCTACTCCATGAGGATATACACGTGGGGATTGTTAAAGGAGATTATCAATGGTATGACCAGAAATATCTGATTAATGAAGAGAGCATATGCATTATCTCTCAAGAGGAAATAACTTTGGACAGTTTGCCAAAGATACCGAGAATCAACTTCAAGATTTCCAAACAAGCAGGAAGTTATCGTTACTCATCGTTGAGTCAAACCATTGATTATTGGTGGTATGAGAGATTTAATGAGTCACCTCTGATAACCATGCAAGTTGACAGCTATGAAACCTGTAAAGAGATGGTGAAAAATGGGTTGGGATACGCAATTATTCCTAGTAGCTTTTTGAACCCTAGTGATGAACTGTATAGGATAGATATGATTCGAAAAAATGGCCAAGCAATTAAAAGGAATACATGGATGTTATATAAAGAAACGTCATTGCAATTCACGATCGTTGAGAGGTTTGTTAATTACATAAAAAGCCTGAAATAA
- a CDS encoding YitT family protein, whose amino-acid sequence MFKGLKVTNVFFILIGSAIFAFGLINFNMQNNLAEGGFTGITLLLYFLFTFDPSITNLVLNIPLFLVGWKLLGRISFFYTMFGVFNLSLFMSIFQRYPLKMSLQDDMILASLFAGLFIGIGLGIIFRNGGTTGGVDIIARLVQKYMGWKIGKTIFLFDLAVIGLSWILYLDYREAMYTLLAVFVGAKVIDFMQEGAYSAKGATIMSNRNSEIAENIMKEMERGVTILKGKGSFSKQELDVLYCVVSRNEIFHLKQAITSIDPHAFVSVSDVHDVMGEGFTLDENKMPI is encoded by the coding sequence ATGTTTAAAGGTTTAAAGGTCACAAATGTCTTTTTTATATTGATTGGTTCAGCTATTTTTGCCTTCGGGCTAATTAATTTTAATATGCAAAATAACTTAGCAGAAGGCGGCTTTACAGGGATCACTTTGCTTTTATATTTTTTATTTACTTTTGATCCTTCCATTACAAACCTAGTCTTAAACATTCCGCTGTTTTTGGTCGGCTGGAAGCTGCTTGGACGCATATCTTTTTTCTATACGATGTTCGGTGTATTCAATTTATCCCTATTTATGTCAATATTCCAGCGCTACCCGTTGAAAATGTCATTACAAGACGATATGATACTTGCTTCGTTGTTTGCAGGCCTGTTTATCGGCATCGGTTTAGGGATTATTTTTCGAAACGGTGGTACAACAGGCGGTGTTGACATAATTGCTCGTCTAGTACAAAAGTACATGGGATGGAAAATAGGAAAAACTATATTTTTATTTGACCTTGCTGTCATAGGCCTTTCTTGGATATTATATCTCGACTATAGAGAAGCAATGTATACACTTTTGGCTGTATTTGTGGGGGCCAAGGTAATCGACTTTATGCAAGAAGGGGCATATTCTGCTAAAGGTGCTACGATTATGTCGAACCGAAATTCTGAAATTGCTGAAAATATTATGAAAGAGATGGAGAGAGGAGTGACCATTTTAAAAGGGAAAGGCTCTTTCTCTAAACAAGAGTTGGACGTCTTGTACTGTGTGGTAAGTCGGAACGAAATCTTTCATTTAAAACAAGCAATAACTTCTATTGATCCCCATGCTTTTGTATCTGTAAGTGATGTACATGATGTGATGGGAGAAGGTTTTACACTAGATGAAAATAAAATGCCCATTTGA
- a CDS encoding YfcC family protein, with product MHDVQERPDMQQDRKRAFRLKQVLKMPHTFVILVMLIFFAAALTYLIPAGELDRIEDKTTGKELVVEGSYHHVEKNPVGIFDIPLAIVHGLIDASDVIFSILIVGGAFQVIMATGTVEAATARVARRFSKNEKWVIPIFLSLFSIGGFTMGMATEGIVFVPIGIAIARSLGYDAITGTAMVALGASCGFTAGLLNPFNVGIAQAIAGVPLFSGLWLRAILLVVFLVITSIYLIRYATRVKEDPSKSVVYDLEKNSAEKKVDFSHLPSMEIKHYLTILTMILSFSLLIWGVSNKNWGIEEISALFLTMGVASGLCGGFGPSKISNELVKGATAITFGALIIGVARAIVVVLEQGDIIDTIVSSLAMIVGELPSSMQVLGMYAFQTLMNVMITSGSGIAATTMPIMAPLSDLLGISRQTAILAYQLGDGISNLILPVSATLMGTLAVAGIPYQKWVKFMWPLMLIWMGTGAVFLLFANIIDY from the coding sequence ATGCATGATGTTCAAGAAAGGCCCGACATGCAGCAAGATAGGAAGCGAGCTTTCCGCCTGAAACAAGTACTTAAAATGCCCCATACTTTTGTCATACTGGTCATGCTAATTTTCTTTGCCGCTGCTTTAACATACTTAATTCCTGCAGGCGAATTGGACCGAATAGAGGATAAAACCACCGGGAAAGAACTCGTGGTTGAAGGGTCTTATCATCATGTTGAAAAGAATCCTGTTGGAATTTTTGACATTCCGTTGGCAATCGTTCATGGGTTAATAGATGCTAGTGACGTTATATTCTCTATATTAATTGTTGGAGGAGCATTTCAGGTTATTATGGCCACCGGAACCGTTGAAGCTGCAACTGCAAGAGTGGCGAGGCGGTTCTCAAAAAATGAAAAATGGGTTATCCCAATTTTTCTTTCCCTTTTTTCCATTGGTGGATTTACGATGGGGATGGCTACAGAGGGCATAGTATTTGTCCCAATAGGCATAGCCATTGCAAGATCTCTTGGATATGACGCCATAACTGGAACCGCAATGGTCGCACTAGGGGCTTCTTGTGGATTTACAGCGGGTCTGCTAAATCCCTTCAATGTAGGAATTGCACAAGCGATTGCTGGAGTTCCTCTGTTTTCTGGGTTGTGGCTAAGGGCTATTTTACTGGTCGTTTTCCTAGTTATTACAAGCATATACCTCATTCGTTATGCGACCAGGGTGAAAGAAGACCCCTCCAAGAGCGTTGTTTATGACTTGGAAAAAAATTCCGCAGAAAAGAAGGTCGATTTTTCGCATTTACCTTCCATGGAGATTAAACACTACCTTACAATCTTGACAATGATACTTAGTTTTTCCCTTTTAATCTGGGGTGTTTCTAATAAAAACTGGGGAATAGAAGAAATATCTGCACTTTTTTTGACGATGGGCGTTGCATCAGGGCTTTGCGGAGGATTTGGTCCGAGCAAAATCTCAAACGAATTAGTAAAGGGAGCTACTGCAATTACATTTGGAGCGCTCATTATTGGCGTAGCAAGAGCTATCGTTGTTGTATTGGAACAGGGAGATATTATCGACACTATTGTAAGTAGCTTAGCAATGATAGTGGGGGAGTTACCTAGTTCTATGCAAGTTCTAGGAATGTATGCCTTCCAGACCCTTATGAATGTGATGATAACATCGGGATCAGGGATAGCAGCTACAACAATGCCAATCATGGCACCTCTTTCTGATCTGCTTGGCATATCAAGACAAACTGCTATTCTGGCCTATCAATTAGGAGATGGTATTTCTAACCTTATCTTACCCGTATCCGCTACACTAATGGGAACCCTTGCTGTTGCTGGTATCCCCTATCAAAAATGGGTGAAATTCATGTGGCCGTTAATGTTGATTTGGATGGGCACGGGAGCCGTCTTTCTGTTGTTTGCGAATATTATAGACTATTGA
- a CDS encoding fumarylacetoacetate hydrolase family protein: protein MRIIRYLNEHSKATLAAVTNEGKVYPLPQEGLIELIQQANEQNVSPLSFVEFTISNSKPIPYSVEDLSLLVPIVAEEVWASGVTYERSRDARNYEATGGKLDATTFYDKIYEAERPEIFFKSTAARTVGPGQDVYIRSDSNWQIPEPEVGIVINRDGQILGYTIGNDMSCRDIEGENPLYLPQAKMWKNSCSIGPAILLAESVEDPYNFDITCRIYRNDELKVEGKANTNQLKRKFDELISFLIRDNEIIDGTVLLTGTCIIPPNDFTLLDGDEIEIEVSNIGVLKNSVKLPKHILV from the coding sequence ATGCGTATTATCCGATATTTAAATGAGCATTCAAAAGCAACTCTAGCAGCTGTTACAAATGAGGGAAAAGTATACCCTCTTCCTCAAGAAGGATTGATTGAATTAATCCAACAGGCAAACGAACAAAATGTATCTCCCCTCTCTTTTGTAGAATTTACTATTTCCAATTCAAAGCCCATTCCATACTCTGTAGAAGATTTATCGTTACTTGTTCCTATCGTAGCTGAAGAAGTATGGGCTTCCGGTGTTACATATGAGCGTAGTCGCGATGCACGTAACTATGAAGCAACGGGTGGAAAGCTTGATGCAACCACTTTCTATGACAAGATATATGAGGCTGAACGGCCAGAAATTTTCTTTAAGTCTACGGCTGCCCGTACGGTTGGTCCAGGACAGGACGTTTACATACGTAGTGATTCTAATTGGCAAATTCCTGAGCCAGAAGTGGGCATTGTTATTAATCGAGATGGTCAAATCCTTGGATATACGATTGGAAATGATATGAGTTGTCGTGACATTGAAGGAGAGAACCCTCTTTATCTACCACAAGCAAAAATGTGGAAAAATTCTTGTTCCATTGGACCTGCCATTCTCCTTGCAGAGTCCGTGGAAGACCCCTACAATTTTGACATCACATGTCGAATCTACCGCAATGACGAGCTTAAAGTAGAGGGAAAAGCGAATACTAACCAATTAAAAAGAAAATTTGATGAATTAATATCTTTCCTCATACGCGACAATGAAATTATTGACGGTACTGTATTATTGACTGGTACATGTATAATTCCACCAAATGACTTTACCTTATTAGATGGCGATGAGATTGAAATTGAAGTCTCTAATATTGGTGTCTTAAAAAATAGTGTAAAGTTACCAAAACACATATTAGTTTGA
- the gucD gene encoding alpha-ketoglutaric semialdehyde dehydrogenase GucD — protein sequence MQKDTSINPANRHEIIGYVQQSEKEDLNNAVLAAKDAQFFWGKLSGAARGEYLYKVANALEQRIDEIAETMTREMGKTFLEAKGETARGVAILRYYAGEGMRKIGDVIPSSDSEALMFTTRTPLGVVGVITPWNFPVAIPIWKIAPALIYGNTVILKPAQEAAVTAAKVIECFDEAGLPMGTINMVTGPGSVIGQAITNHPDIHGITFTGSDAVGKLIGLGALKRGAKYQLEMGGKNPVIVANDADLEEAVEATISGGLRSTGQKCTATSRVIVQSKVYEQFKNKLIEKIKEIKIGNGLKEDVWMGPCASENQLNTVLSYVKKGIEEGATLIYGGKRLEEDELVNGFFMEPTVFENVSNRMSIAQEEIFGPVLALIKVETLEEALQIANDVKFGLSASIFTKNIGHMLSFINEMDAGLVRINAESAGVELQAPFGGMKQSSSHSREQGEAAIEFFTSIKTVFVKA from the coding sequence ATGCAAAAAGATACTAGTATCAATCCAGCCAATCGTCATGAAATCATCGGTTATGTACAACAGTCTGAAAAAGAAGATTTAAATAACGCTGTTCTTGCTGCGAAGGATGCTCAATTTTTCTGGGGGAAGCTATCTGGTGCTGCCCGTGGAGAGTATTTGTATAAGGTCGCGAATGCACTCGAGCAACGTATTGATGAAATTGCGGAAACGATGACTCGTGAAATGGGAAAAACATTTCTGGAAGCAAAAGGGGAAACAGCTAGAGGTGTCGCTATCCTTCGTTATTATGCAGGAGAAGGAATGAGAAAAATAGGTGATGTGATTCCTTCATCGGATTCCGAAGCACTAATGTTCACTACTCGTACTCCCCTTGGAGTTGTAGGTGTTATCACCCCTTGGAATTTCCCAGTGGCAATCCCCATCTGGAAAATAGCGCCGGCACTCATCTATGGAAATACTGTTATTCTTAAACCAGCTCAAGAAGCCGCAGTAACCGCAGCCAAAGTAATAGAATGCTTTGACGAGGCAGGGCTTCCAATGGGTACTATTAATATGGTGACAGGCCCTGGGTCTGTCATTGGTCAAGCGATTACTAATCACCCGGATATTCATGGAATTACATTCACTGGATCTGATGCGGTTGGTAAATTAATTGGACTAGGAGCTCTAAAGCGTGGTGCTAAATATCAGTTAGAAATGGGTGGGAAGAATCCTGTCATTGTAGCCAATGACGCCGATTTAGAAGAGGCAGTAGAAGCAACTATTAGTGGAGGCCTCCGTTCTACGGGTCAGAAATGTACAGCTACAAGTCGTGTAATCGTACAAAGTAAAGTTTACGAGCAGTTCAAAAATAAACTTATTGAAAAGATAAAGGAAATAAAAATTGGGAATGGTTTAAAAGAAGATGTATGGATGGGGCCATGTGCAAGTGAGAACCAGTTGAATACAGTACTTTCTTACGTAAAGAAAGGAATTGAAGAGGGCGCGACATTGATTTATGGCGGTAAACGTTTGGAGGAAGATGAATTAGTCAATGGATTCTTTATGGAACCTACTGTCTTTGAAAATGTAAGTAATAGAATGTCTATTGCCCAAGAGGAAATTTTCGGACCAGTGCTTGCCCTTATCAAAGTTGAGACTTTAGAAGAAGCATTACAAATTGCAAACGACGTGAAATTTGGACTAAGTGCTTCTATTTTCACTAAAAATATTGGTCACATGCTCTCTTTTATTAATGAGATGGATGCTGGTCTCGTACGTATTAATGCTGAATCTGCGGGAGTTGAACTGCAAGCCCCATTCGGGGGAATGAAACAATCTAGCTCCCACTCTCGTGAGCAAGGAGAAGCTGCAATTGAGTTTTTCACTTCTATTAAAACCGTTTTTGTAAAGGCATAA
- a CDS encoding TRAP transporter small permease — protein MKVLMWNLSEKINQTSRFFLIFFFVIAFISTVYQVISRFILQSMMMKKALPMVDFSVFNLTWIEELIRYLFVWIVFLGIGIVYKNKGHAQVEILHHYLPEVFKNKLLAFIEIVNSVLFLFLIVYGWSILKFTSQQISPSLGINMTFIYGAVLICSLTCLIHSSVHLLDLVSMKNVIKEDVYEETHKNTNI, from the coding sequence TTGAAAGTACTAATGTGGAATTTGAGTGAGAAAATTAATCAAACAAGTCGTTTTTTTCTAATTTTTTTCTTTGTCATTGCCTTTATATCGACAGTTTATCAAGTGATTTCACGTTTTATTTTACAGAGTATGATGATGAAAAAAGCACTTCCTATGGTCGATTTTTCTGTATTTAATTTAACCTGGATCGAAGAGCTCATTCGATATTTGTTTGTTTGGATTGTCTTTTTAGGAATTGGGATAGTTTACAAGAACAAAGGGCACGCACAAGTGGAAATATTACACCATTATTTACCGGAAGTATTCAAAAATAAGTTATTGGCGTTTATTGAAATAGTAAATTCGGTCCTGTTTCTATTTTTAATTGTATATGGATGGAGTATATTGAAGTTTACTAGTCAACAAATTTCACCGTCGTTAGGAATAAATATGACTTTTATTTACGGAGCTGTCCTAATCTGTTCCTTGACCTGTCTGATTCACTCTTCGGTTCATTTACTTGATTTGGTATCGATGAAAAATGTAATAAAAGAAGATGTTTATGAAGAAACCCATAAAAATACCAATATATGA